CGACACCGGCGCCGGAGTTCTAACTTTGCAACAGGCGACTGCGTTCTCGGTCAACTGCGCGTTCATACGGCTGGCCCACGAGGTCGGGCTCGGGAACGTGATTGCTACGGCGCACAGCCTTGGCATCAGCTCGAACCTTCCGCCCTACCCATCGATTGTCATCGGAAGCGTCGCAGTGCATCCGATCGAAATGGCGGCTGCGTACGCGACCGTCGCCAACGGCGGCGTATACCACCGGCCAACCTTCATCGACCACATCGTGGATCGCTCGGGAGCCGACGTCTACAACGGAGCCGACGCCGGTCACAGGGTCCTTCCAGAACTGATCGCCCAGGAGGCGACAGTCGCCTTCCAATCGGTCATCCAGTTCGGGACCGGCACCGCGGCCTCGCTCGCTGACCGGCCCGCCGCCGGAAAGACCGGCACCACCGACAACGCCGTCGACGCGTGGTTCAACGGATTCACCCCCCAACTGGAGGCGACGATCTGGATGGGCAGCGCCCACGCGGAGGTCCCCATGAGCGACGTCGGAGGCATCGGCCAGGTCTACGGAGGCACATTCCCCGCGATCACCTGGCACGACTTCATGTCGGCCGCTCTGGCCGCCCAGCCGCTAGCGCAGTTTGTGCCGCCCGACTACGGGCAGCTACCGGCACCGCTTTACATAACCTCGCCATCGCTTGTGCAAGACGACGCCCTCGACCACAACGGCACATTCAACAACTACAACCCGGTCCCGCCCAGCTACGGTGGCAACTACGGAAACAACAACCCCTCGCCAAACGGCGGCGGAGACCAAGCCCAGGCTCCCACCACCGCCCCAACCGGTCACCACCACCACTGACTTCCTGGAACCATGAGCAGCGCCGACCTTCAAGCGCTGCTCGACCTCCAGGCTGCCGACACCCGTGTCGACCAGCTGGACCACCGGCGGCGGAACCTCCCCGAGCGATCAGCCCTCGCAGGCATCGAAACGAGCATTGCGGAGGCCGAAGCCCTGCTATCCGAGGCAGCCGGCAGACGCGACGAAGTTGCCGCCAAGCAAAACGAGTTCGAGGTCGAGCTGGAGTCGACCGAGACGCGAGCCGACTCGGTCAACCGCAGGCTGTACAGCGGCGAGGTCTCTGCATCTCGGGAGCTGCAGGCGATGGCCGCCGACGTCGACTCATTGAAGGAGCGCGCTTCGCAGCTCGAGGACTCGATCCTGGAGGTTCTCGAGGAACTCGAACCGCTGGATCGGCAGGTCGTCGAAATCCAGGCGAGACTTTCCACGCTTCAAGCGGAACGACAGGGAGCGGTAGGCGCCCTCTCTGCGGCCGAATCGGTCGTCGACTCCGAGCTGGACGCCGTGGCGGCCGAGCGCGAGCAGGTTGTTGCCCGGGTGCCGGACCAGCTACTTCGGGTGTACGACCAGCTGAGGGCCCGCCTGGGCGGTGTGGCCGTCGCCCGGCTGGCCGGGAACCGCTGCGACGGGTGCCATCTCACCCTTCCTGCCACGGAGCTGGACAGGATCCGGCACCTCCCACCCGGGGAGATGGTGACCTGCGACCAGTGCGGTCGCATACTGGTTCCGTAAACCCCGCGCCCTAGACGCCGGCATGGCGTAGACTTCTTAGCGACGCTAAGGAGTCTGCGCATTTCCCGAACCTTCTCGTCTCTGAGTGCCCGCAACTACAGGTACTACTTCGCGGGGCAGAGCGTCTCGCTTGTCGGCACTTGGATGCAGAGCGTCACCCAGTCCTGGATCGTGTACACCCGGACCCACTCGGGCTTCCAGGTGGGCCTGGTCATCGCGCTCCAGACTCTCCCGATACTTGTCCTCGGCCCGCTCGGCGGGACTGTGGCCGACCGGTTCGGCAAGTACCGCATTCTCTTCTTCACCCAGGGTCTGGCCGGGTTGCAGGCATTCGCGCTCGCAGGGCTCGAGTTGTCAGGGCATCTCCAACTTTGGGAGCTCTACGCCATCGCGGTGTCGCTCGGACTGATCAACACCGTGGATAATCCGACGCGGCAAACGTTCATCGTGGAGATGGTCGGGCGAGACCAGCTCGCCAACGCCGTGACGCTCAACTCGGTGATGGTCAACGCCGCCAGGGCCGTCGGGCCGGGGGTAGCGGGCGTGATGATCGCGACGGTGGGCAGCGGGTGGTGTTTCCTAGTGAACGGCGTGTCGTTCGGATTCGTGCTTATCGCGCTCGCGCTGATGAATCAGGACGATCTGTCTCCCGCGCCGAGAACCGCACAGATGCGGGGTCAGCTCATCGAGGGATTCCGCTACGTGGGCCGCACCCCGGTGGTGCGGAACGCGCTGATCATGATGGCGTTGATCGGTTGCCTCACCTACGAGTTTCAGACGTCGCTGCCGCTCATGGCGGGGGGCACCTTCCACGGGGATTCCAAGACGTTCGGGTACCTGACGTCGTGCATGGGCGCCGGCGCGGTCGTCGGAGGTCTCGTCGTGGCCGGGCGCCGCCGGCAGGGACCACGGTTCCTCGTCATAACCGCAGCGGTGTTCGGAGCGTTCGTCCTGCTCGCTGCACTGGCCACTTCTCTCCTCTTCGAGGAGCTGGCGCTACTTCTGGTCGGGGCGTGCTCGGTCACGTTCCTGGCGTTGGGCAACACGACCCTGCAACTCGAGTCGGAACCGTCGATGAGGGGCAGGGTGATGTCGCTCTGGTCGGTTGCTTTCCTGGGCTCGACACCCGTCGGCGGCCCGATCGTTGGTTTCGTGGGCGGAACCCTCGGTGCCCGCTACGCCTTGGGGCTCGGCGCGGCGGCCGCGTTCGCAGCAGCCGCGTACGGCTGGATGAACCTGGGGGACCGGAGAATTTCCGACACGGAGTCGGACGAGCAATTGGAAGAAGAACCTGTGGCGGACACCGCCACCGAGGTCACGGCGGTCGCGGCCGGCGCCGAGTAGCGTCGCCAAAATGCTTTACCTGGTTCGCCACGGGCGCACGGCCCAAAACGCCGGCAGGCGGCTGCTGGGCCGTCTGGATGTCCCTCTGGACGAACTCGGGTTCCGGCAGGCCCGGGCTCTGGGCGAGGTGCCGTTCTTGCGGAACGCCGCCAGGGTGGTAACCAGCCCTCTGGGACGAGCGCGCGACACCGCGGAGCTTCTGGGACCGCCGGTGAGCGTCGACGAGCGATGGATCGAGATCGACTACGGGGTGTTCGACGGGATGAGACTCGAGGAGGCTCCCGAGCTTTGGAAGCAATGGAGCCTTGACCTCTCGTACGTGCCAGACGGAGGCGAGTCGATCGCTGTGATGGCGGCCCGCGTTCGCAAGGCTTGCGATGAGCTTTGGGAGGAAGCGGCGTTGGAGGACGTCGTCGTGGTGAGCCACGTCTCGCCGATCAAAGCGGCGGTCGCCTGGGCGATCGCCGCCGGCGACGAGATCGCCTGGAGGACGTTCGTCGACGTCGCCTCGGTTTCGGTCATCGGTCCCGGTCGAACGGCCGGTGGCGTCCCGCTGCCGTCTCTTCGCAGCTTCAACGAGACCCATTTCCGGCCCTCGGCTTAGGGGGTAGCCGGTCCTCCCGGGAGCCGCCCAACCGCTATGGTGCTTCCGAAAACGTTGTTTCTTGCGGAGGTAACCGATGCGCGTGGTAGTCGACTACGACTTGTGCGAGAGCAATGCCTTGTGCATGGCGGCCGCACCCGAGGTGTTCGAGGTGCGAGACGACGATTACCTCTACCTTCTCCAGGAGAACCCGCCTGAGGAGCTGCGGGCGAAGGTCGAAGAGGCCGTACAACGGTGCCCCAAGCAGGCCCTGAAGATAGAGGACTAGAGAGCCAGCACGCGAAGGTAAAAGTCGAGTTCGGCCCTGGCCACGGCGACGACCGTCTCCGCCTTGCGGAATCCGTGCTGTTCGCCTTCGAACTCGAAGTATTCGGCCTG
The sequence above is a segment of the Acidimicrobiales bacterium genome. Coding sequences within it:
- a CDS encoding C4-type zinc ribbon domain-containing protein, with the translated sequence MSSADLQALLDLQAADTRVDQLDHRRRNLPERSALAGIETSIAEAEALLSEAAGRRDEVAAKQNEFEVELESTETRADSVNRRLYSGEVSASRELQAMAADVDSLKERASQLEDSILEVLEELEPLDRQVVEIQARLSTLQAERQGAVGALSAAESVVDSELDAVAAEREQVVARVPDQLLRVYDQLRARLGGVAVARLAGNRCDGCHLTLPATELDRIRHLPPGEMVTCDQCGRILVP
- a CDS encoding MFS transporter is translated as MSARNYRYYFAGQSVSLVGTWMQSVTQSWIVYTRTHSGFQVGLVIALQTLPILVLGPLGGTVADRFGKYRILFFTQGLAGLQAFALAGLELSGHLQLWELYAIAVSLGLINTVDNPTRQTFIVEMVGRDQLANAVTLNSVMVNAARAVGPGVAGVMIATVGSGWCFLVNGVSFGFVLIALALMNQDDLSPAPRTAQMRGQLIEGFRYVGRTPVVRNALIMMALIGCLTYEFQTSLPLMAGGTFHGDSKTFGYLTSCMGAGAVVGGLVVAGRRRQGPRFLVITAAVFGAFVLLAALATSLLFEELALLLVGACSVTFLALGNTTLQLESEPSMRGRVMSLWSVAFLGSTPVGGPIVGFVGGTLGARYALGLGAAAAFAAAAYGWMNLGDRRISDTESDEQLEEEPVADTATEVTAVAAGAE
- a CDS encoding histidine phosphatase family protein → MLYLVRHGRTAQNAGRRLLGRLDVPLDELGFRQARALGEVPFLRNAARVVTSPLGRARDTAELLGPPVSVDERWIEIDYGVFDGMRLEEAPELWKQWSLDLSYVPDGGESIAVMAARVRKACDELWEEAALEDVVVVSHVSPIKAAVAWAIAAGDEIAWRTFVDVASVSVIGPGRTAGGVPLPSLRSFNETHFRPSA
- a CDS encoding ferredoxin, coding for MRVVVDYDLCESNALCMAAAPEVFEVRDDDYLYLLQENPPEELRAKVEEAVQRCPKQALKIED